One window of Corynebacterium accolens genomic DNA carries:
- a CDS encoding ABC transporter substrate-binding protein codes for MKIFGRRTMGVVALLSAGAVALAGCSRGEGDESTQSSTEAASEERVASLGLGDADTLLALGITPVTVAPWGAEGDGDPSGVGPWSKKLLGDAKPETIYNTATGFTAETFEQITAADPTKIIAVNQAVDARAKESLEEIAPTTVKPDGYEDWQIPWEKQVEAIADAVDKEDDGEKLIKDTEKAFEEFRREHTELQGKSAAIVMPYDGKIGLYTDEDGRGQFIEDLGMEIPDELKGDGSSFFVDIAPENYAKLNQVEHLFVLDYNGSADVLKKDKTFQGLDIVKDGRVRYLDTDTGNAMSMPNPVTIPWAIDKFEEKL; via the coding sequence ATGAAGATTTTCGGACGCCGCACCATGGGTGTTGTGGCACTGCTGTCCGCCGGAGCCGTGGCCTTAGCCGGCTGCTCGCGCGGTGAGGGCGACGAAAGCACGCAGTCGTCCACCGAAGCCGCCAGCGAGGAGCGCGTGGCTAGCCTGGGCTTGGGCGATGCCGATACGCTGCTCGCCTTGGGCATCACTCCCGTGACGGTGGCGCCATGGGGCGCTGAGGGCGACGGCGATCCTTCCGGTGTTGGCCCTTGGTCAAAGAAGCTGCTTGGCGATGCCAAGCCTGAGACCATCTACAACACCGCAACTGGTTTCACCGCGGAGACCTTCGAGCAGATCACCGCTGCCGATCCCACCAAGATCATTGCGGTGAACCAGGCGGTGGATGCTCGCGCGAAGGAATCCCTGGAAGAAATCGCGCCGACTACCGTCAAGCCGGATGGGTATGAAGACTGGCAGATTCCCTGGGAAAAGCAGGTAGAGGCCATTGCGGACGCCGTGGATAAGGAAGACGACGGCGAAAAGCTCATCAAGGACACCGAAAAGGCCTTCGAGGAATTCCGCCGCGAGCACACCGAATTGCAGGGCAAGTCCGCGGCCATCGTTATGCCTTATGACGGAAAGATTGGCCTGTACACCGATGAGGACGGGCGCGGACAGTTCATCGAGGATCTTGGCATGGAGATCCCCGATGAGTTGAAGGGCGATGGCAGCAGCTTCTTCGTCGACATTGCCCCGGAAAACTACGCAAAGCTCAACCAGGTTGAACACCTCTTTGTCCTGGATTATAACGGCTCCGCAGATGTCTTGAAGAAGGATAAAACCTTCCAAGGCCTCGATATTGTCAAGGATGGGCGCGTGCGCTACCTGGACACGGATACCGGTAACGCCATGAGCATGCCGAACCCAGTGACTATCCCCTGGGCAATAGATAAGTTTGAAGAGAAGCTGTAA
- a CDS encoding FecCD family ABC transporter permease, which yields MSATTKGSQNIQTGSTAESRTATPVMARGKGRKTFLVALILASLALAVASLALGSRSIPPDEVIAALRGAGEQDIRDIVWNLRMPRTFLAYFAGAALAVAGVLAQSWTRNPLADPGFIGITAGASFFVALGTAIGIATTTGMRTTLALVGAGITTLLVLAVSRRFQDPLTLILVGAGVSAALGSGAVIIGLYSTDVLDSMRRWTIGSTFGRGPEDVAIAGIGLLIGLACAAMAARPLDLLAMGEESSLALGGSPTTARVGAALSVVVLAGSATAATGPIAFVGFAIPHIVRRVVGPSVATMILPSALLGGCAVLAADIIGRLIVGNSELEMSIVLAIVGAPFLIWGAHRGVGRAWGDNA from the coding sequence TTGTCAGCAACCACGAAGGGCAGCCAGAATATCCAGACGGGATCCACGGCGGAAAGCCGCACAGCCACACCGGTGATGGCGCGGGGAAAGGGGCGCAAGACGTTCCTTGTCGCCCTTATCCTCGCCAGCCTGGCACTGGCGGTGGCGTCCTTGGCGCTGGGTTCCCGTTCCATTCCGCCTGATGAGGTCATCGCCGCGCTGCGCGGGGCAGGCGAGCAGGATATCCGCGATATCGTGTGGAACCTGCGCATGCCGCGCACCTTCTTGGCCTATTTCGCCGGCGCGGCCCTTGCCGTCGCCGGTGTCTTGGCGCAATCGTGGACCAGGAACCCGCTGGCGGACCCGGGCTTTATCGGCATTACCGCAGGCGCATCGTTCTTCGTTGCCCTGGGCACGGCCATTGGCATCGCCACCACCACCGGCATGCGTACCACCCTCGCGCTCGTCGGCGCGGGCATTACCACGCTGCTGGTTCTGGCCGTCTCGCGACGGTTTCAGGATCCGCTAACGCTCATTCTGGTCGGCGCCGGCGTCTCAGCAGCCCTGGGATCGGGCGCGGTGATCATCGGCCTGTATTCCACGGACGTCCTCGATAGCATGCGGCGATGGACCATCGGCTCGACCTTTGGGCGCGGCCCAGAAGACGTCGCCATTGCGGGTATTGGCCTGCTCATCGGCCTGGCGTGCGCGGCGATGGCGGCCAGGCCGCTTGACCTTTTGGCCATGGGGGAGGAGTCCTCGCTCGCCTTGGGCGGATCCCCTACCACCGCGCGGGTGGGCGCGGCGCTAAGCGTCGTGGTGCTAGCCGGCAGCGCGACGGCGGCAACGGGTCCCATTGCTTTCGTTGGTTTTGCCATTCCCCACATCGTGCGGCGGGTGGTTGGCCCGAGCGTTGCCACGATGATCCTGCCTTCCGCGCTCTTGGGCGGTTGTGCCGTGCTCGCCGCCGATATCATCGGCCGGCTCATCGTGGGTAATTCGGAGCTAGAAATGTCCATCGTGCTTGCCATAGTGGGCGCGCCTTTCCTCATTTGGGGCGCCCACCGCGGCGTGGGCAGAGCGTGGGGCGATAACGCATGA
- a CDS encoding FecCD family ABC transporter permease encodes MTTISNTLQAQQRRRHVRVLAATLVFGLIALAAYLVLLGQGPLDLSPRQVLDVLTGGGSESHIRVVWDLRLPVAIATVIVGAALGVAGSWTQTMARNPLASPDILGVTGGASVLVVLGTVHSRPGFADGIPDFWWRACLAMIGALLVVILLAVLGGIGTSNRIVIVGIALSLMFQAVVAYLMRSAQIQRAAEAQTWLAGSTGFVRMEVIVPLLMALAPFLAIGIWCARELPLLAHDDSSATTLGVNISRQRALLLIAATGICAVVVSVVGPIGFIALLAPHLARMVARTPTPSPVASAAAGAALLTVCAVIAGAIPVNAPVGAVSSVIGGCALVVLVWNAARRT; translated from the coding sequence ATGACAACAATAAGCAATACCCTGCAAGCGCAGCAGCGTCGCAGGCACGTCCGCGTGCTCGCCGCCACGCTGGTATTTGGACTTATCGCCCTCGCCGCGTACCTGGTGTTACTGGGGCAAGGACCTTTGGACCTGAGCCCGCGGCAGGTCCTCGATGTGCTCACTGGCGGCGGCAGCGAGAGCCACATCAGGGTGGTGTGGGACTTGCGCCTGCCTGTTGCCATCGCCACCGTCATCGTCGGCGCCGCCCTCGGCGTGGCCGGCTCATGGACGCAGACCATGGCCCGCAACCCGCTGGCATCGCCCGATATCCTGGGCGTGACCGGCGGCGCATCGGTCCTGGTCGTGCTGGGTACAGTACATTCGCGCCCCGGTTTCGCGGACGGCATCCCGGACTTCTGGTGGCGGGCATGCTTGGCGATGATCGGCGCCCTCCTCGTTGTCATCCTCCTCGCCGTCCTGGGTGGCATCGGCACGAGCAACCGCATTGTCATCGTCGGCATCGCTTTATCGCTGATGTTTCAGGCCGTTGTGGCGTATTTGATGCGCAGCGCACAGATTCAGCGCGCGGCCGAGGCACAAACGTGGCTGGCGGGCTCGACCGGGTTCGTGCGCATGGAGGTCATCGTGCCTTTACTCATGGCGTTAGCGCCGTTTCTCGCCATAGGCATCTGGTGCGCGCGGGAGCTGCCGCTGCTTGCCCACGATGATTCCTCTGCCACCACCCTGGGCGTGAATATCTCCCGCCAGCGCGCCCTGCTGCTCATTGCGGCAACCGGCATCTGCGCCGTGGTGGTCTCGGTGGTTGGGCCCATTGGCTTTATCGCGCTGCTGGCACCGCACCTGGCGCGGATGGTGGCGCGCACGCCCACGCCATCGCCGGTGGCATCGGCAGCCGCGGGCGCGGCGCTGCTGACCGTGTGCGCCGTTATCGCCGGCGCGATTCCGGTCAATGCGCCGGTGGGTGCGGTCTCCTCGGTCATCGGCGGCTGCGCCCTGGTGGTATTGGTGTGGAATGCGGCCCGGCGCACCTAA
- a CDS encoding ABC transporter ATP-binding protein, which produces MTDNQPTRSKRRCSLQATGIHAGYKDGEDILAGVDLHARAGEVTTLIGPNGCGKSTLLKTLSKILAPRQGSVMVGEADLHAMNAKEAAQQVALLPQHPVAPDGLRVGELVARGRHPYQGRMRGLSPTDREIIAQACEATEIVDFLDRDIASLSGGQRQRVWLALALAQDTPVLLLDEPTTFLDPAHAMSMLELARAQARAGKTVVVVLHDLMLAGHYSDSMVVMKAGDIIARGAPKQALAPKVLAQAYGIEAEAWDDPLGDAPIIVPRRVLPSDK; this is translated from the coding sequence ATGACGGATAATCAGCCCACGCGCTCGAAGCGCCGGTGCAGCCTCCAGGCCACCGGCATCCATGCGGGATATAAGGACGGTGAGGATATCCTCGCCGGTGTCGATCTGCACGCCCGCGCCGGTGAGGTCACCACGCTCATCGGGCCCAATGGCTGTGGCAAGTCCACGCTGCTCAAGACGCTGTCTAAAATCCTGGCCCCGCGGCAGGGCAGCGTCATGGTCGGGGAGGCTGACCTGCATGCGATGAACGCGAAGGAAGCCGCGCAGCAGGTGGCGCTGCTGCCGCAGCACCCTGTGGCCCCCGATGGATTGCGGGTAGGCGAGTTGGTCGCGCGCGGGCGCCACCCCTATCAGGGCAGGATGCGAGGCCTTTCTCCTACGGACCGAGAGATCATCGCCCAGGCCTGCGAAGCCACGGAGATTGTGGACTTCCTCGATCGCGATATCGCTTCGCTGTCGGGCGGGCAGCGCCAGCGGGTGTGGCTCGCACTGGCGCTCGCGCAAGATACGCCGGTGCTGCTTCTCGATGAACCCACGACCTTCCTCGACCCCGCCCACGCCATGAGCATGCTGGAGCTGGCTCGCGCACAGGCGCGCGCCGGCAAAACGGTGGTTGTGGTCCTGCACGATCTCATGCTCGCGGGCCACTACTCCGATTCCATGGTCGTGATGAAGGCCGGCGATATCATCGCTCGCGGCGCACCGAAGCAGGCGCTGGCTCCCAAGGTATTGGCGCAGGCCTATGGCATCGAGGCGGAGGCCTGGGACGACCCGCTTGGCGATGCCCCCATTATCGTCCCCCGCCGCGTCCTCCCCAGCGACAAGTAA
- the rplN gene encoding 50S ribosomal protein L14, with the protein MIQQESRLRVADNSGARELLCIRVLGGSVRRFAGIGDIIVATVKDAVPGGSVKEGDVVKAVIVRAKKETRRPDGSYIRFDENAAVILKGDSEPRGTRIFGPVARELRDKRFMKIVSLAPEVI; encoded by the coding sequence GTGATTCAGCAAGAATCGCGTCTGCGCGTCGCCGACAACTCTGGTGCACGTGAGCTTTTGTGCATCCGCGTTCTCGGTGGCTCCGTCCGACGCTTCGCTGGCATCGGCGACATTATCGTCGCAACCGTCAAGGACGCTGTTCCAGGCGGCAGCGTTAAAGAAGGCGATGTAGTTAAGGCAGTTATCGTCCGCGCGAAGAAGGAAACCCGTCGTCCGGACGGTTCCTACATCCGCTTTGATGAGAATGCTGCAGTTATTCTGAAGGGCGATAGCGAACCTCGCGGTACCCGTATCTTCGGCCCGGTTGCTCGTGAACTTCGTGACAAGCGTTTCATGAAGATCGTTTCTCTAGCACCGGAGGTGATCTAA
- the rplX gene encoding 50S ribosomal protein L24 — MKIHKGDMVIVISGPDKGAKGKVIEAYPKREKVLVEGVNRIKKHVANSATERGAESGGIVTQEAPIHVSNVAIVDSEGNPTRVGYRFDENGKKVRIARSNGKDI; from the coding sequence ATGAAGATCCATAAGGGAGATATGGTGATTGTCATTTCGGGCCCAGATAAGGGCGCGAAGGGCAAGGTCATCGAGGCATACCCGAAGCGCGAAAAGGTCCTTGTTGAGGGCGTTAACCGCATCAAGAAGCACGTCGCAAACTCCGCTACCGAGCGTGGCGCCGAGTCCGGCGGAATCGTTACCCAAGAAGCTCCGATCCACGTGTCCAACGTTGCGATCGTTGACTCCGAGGGCAACCCGACCCGCGTGGGCTACCGTTTCGACGAGAACGGCAAAAAGGTCCGTATCGCGCGTAGCAACGGGAAGGACATCTAA
- the rplE gene encoding 50S ribosomal protein L5 — protein sequence MSENYTPRLKTRYREEIRKNLNEEFNYDNVMQIPGVTKVVVNMGVGEAARDSKVINGALEDLTAITGQKPQLRRAKKSIANFKLREGMPIGARVTLRGDRMWEFLDRLLTIALPRIRDFRGLSDQQFDGHGNYTFGLSEQSMFYEIDIDKIDRPRGMDITVVTSATNDEEGRKLLRELGFPFK from the coding sequence ATGAGCGAGAACTACACCCCGCGTCTGAAGACTCGCTACCGCGAGGAAATCCGCAAGAACCTGAACGAAGAGTTCAACTATGACAACGTCATGCAGATCCCTGGCGTCACCAAAGTCGTCGTCAACATGGGTGTTGGCGAAGCTGCCCGTGACTCCAAGGTCATCAATGGCGCTCTCGAGGATCTGACCGCTATCACCGGTCAAAAGCCACAGCTGCGTCGCGCAAAGAAGTCCATCGCGAACTTCAAGCTGCGCGAAGGCATGCCCATCGGTGCACGCGTTACCCTGCGTGGCGACCGCATGTGGGAGTTCCTGGACCGTCTGCTGACCATCGCGCTGCCACGTATTCGTGACTTCCGCGGTCTGTCTGACCAGCAGTTCGACGGCCACGGTAACTACACCTTCGGCCTGTCTGAGCAGTCCATGTTCTACGAAATCGACATCGACAAGATCGATCGTCCCCGTGGTATGGACATCACCGTCGTTACCAGCGCTACCAACGACGAAGAAGGCCGTAAGCTCCTGCGCGAGCTCGGCTTCCCGTTCAAGTAA
- a CDS encoding choice-of-anchor M domain-containing protein — translation MPLRTSFARFATIVVALALALFHAPLALAGDAPIVRTQTHVDSPHAVWQDGNFKLMSNSAGLVPIEDTINWVSHGRVDGGLGAYAWRVPDDPRFEFLKAKTNQLMYYGGPAVGFPKNTMPIWAGFGAAADLPTDQFRDKSFNMEIVDFKGPGRMELFRYNGEDYPLNRLWSSHDPGFRTTWVNAGTHTHNATTFTRPGHYEVTYRASARKKDGTFIHSEPQTLVWQVGGTNPAERTITDLDAAFNDAKSEGSAAEDSESDAPMFKMAPSTADTKGAKEGILTTLSLDTGNAKDTGRAVFTINGHYLAERKVEGGKASWDEMIGEEKSDFQAIFIPDDDAPSPRWVSEPVEFWTSAVTVKERAAKDDEAFTTKSGELPTPEMEEIEPFDTDPLEIESPDITVSTSEVYGEDNNNIDITVQPKDDRTTVRVTGGFYRVDGEPMTSLPEKYIADCEIGFTSGPGQRTSRQLINSCKQPGYQLMLRIVPDSRSDAGGATLFSHTHKDAYKPIAETTVSFADAPDSADAQEPEGSEKPEKPQDSEEAEESEGSTPSKNPSPEVPSTTPKPSVPNAPKPKPQGPKDKDTPNKELNLHRGHVDIAPIHEDGELHLGIKDETNLYHIGAIWRKPSDAFFTVPKQVKSTLNKDIPHFGKKGSTAYTLPETQRTGVVWPGISTEDAYKDTKKNYTFTFTPVKAPKDGEWLAYLADRTGLDQRLAGSDGTHSYTTEGPDHMHLNWAFNKPGTYEVGVTVAEQDGKTTKKAILRFKVATEDSSSATPPTTGNDNATEGGSNGSTDGTTDNNAPSKEPTPESKEPAPSEEPSKKREITKGHIDFGPKVVDNKLGFYVNEDDRHNVPEDVALRVRDAQRVTVPDSLAKTLSFTGKVKTGSKIYHLPLQQDHNAVWPGWDTIKVGQDYRDAAIEVRPKSAPTDGHWWAGHFPTLNAPERTLADSTGVHTIKGVEDGPFHVHANWIFTEPGRYEMDMRTVNNNGDKLTDWHTVTFLVGDSTTQPGGSDSDEESEKEKDKPAGSSQDKQPGATKPDKDSNSTGTNKPSSDKSKASNSSGSNAGAKASKGNGTGKSEGSSKSTTAKGAGGGSGPGSGSGGGSSSSNTGSLASTGANVGWVLVLAALFIAGGIVLVKKRSKDSQ, via the coding sequence ATGCCTTTGCGCACCTCATTTGCGCGCTTTGCCACCATAGTGGTGGCCTTGGCGCTCGCGTTATTCCACGCTCCCCTCGCCCTCGCTGGCGATGCCCCGATTGTCCGCACCCAAACACACGTGGATTCCCCGCACGCGGTGTGGCAGGACGGGAACTTCAAGCTCATGTCCAATAGTGCGGGCCTAGTCCCCATCGAGGACACGATCAACTGGGTGAGCCACGGCCGCGTCGACGGCGGCCTAGGAGCCTATGCCTGGCGCGTGCCCGATGACCCACGCTTTGAATTTCTTAAGGCCAAGACAAACCAGCTCATGTACTACGGCGGCCCCGCGGTCGGCTTCCCGAAAAACACCATGCCCATCTGGGCTGGGTTCGGCGCCGCTGCAGATCTACCTACCGATCAATTCCGCGATAAGTCCTTCAACATGGAGATCGTGGACTTTAAGGGCCCCGGCCGCATGGAGCTATTTAGGTACAACGGAGAGGACTACCCCCTCAACCGACTCTGGTCCTCCCACGATCCGGGATTCCGTACCACATGGGTTAACGCGGGAACGCATACGCATAACGCTACGACGTTTACCCGTCCCGGCCACTACGAGGTCACCTACCGCGCTTCTGCGCGAAAGAAGGATGGCACCTTCATCCACTCCGAGCCACAAACCTTAGTCTGGCAGGTAGGCGGGACCAACCCCGCCGAGCGCACGATTACCGATCTTGATGCTGCCTTTAACGACGCCAAGTCTGAAGGCTCCGCAGCCGAAGATTCCGAGTCCGATGCCCCTATGTTCAAGATGGCTCCCTCCACAGCCGATACCAAGGGCGCGAAGGAAGGCATCCTCACCACGCTGTCACTCGATACGGGAAATGCCAAAGACACCGGCCGCGCCGTCTTCACCATCAATGGCCACTACCTTGCCGAGCGCAAGGTAGAAGGCGGTAAGGCATCGTGGGATGAAATGATCGGTGAAGAAAAATCCGACTTCCAAGCCATCTTTATCCCAGACGATGACGCCCCAAGCCCACGCTGGGTATCCGAACCCGTGGAGTTCTGGACCAGCGCCGTCACCGTCAAGGAAAGGGCCGCTAAAGATGACGAAGCCTTTACAACGAAAAGCGGCGAGCTTCCCACTCCCGAAATGGAAGAGATAGAGCCGTTTGACACCGATCCCCTTGAGATCGAGAGCCCAGATATCACCGTATCCACCAGCGAGGTGTATGGCGAGGATAACAATAATATCGACATCACCGTACAGCCCAAAGATGACCGCACCACCGTGCGCGTTACCGGCGGCTTCTATAGAGTAGATGGCGAACCGATGACCAGCCTGCCGGAAAAATATATTGCAGATTGCGAAATCGGCTTTACTTCCGGGCCAGGACAAAGGACGAGCAGGCAACTTATCAATAGCTGTAAGCAGCCCGGCTACCAGCTCATGCTGCGCATCGTTCCTGATTCGCGCTCCGATGCCGGCGGCGCCACGCTATTTAGCCATACTCACAAAGATGCTTATAAGCCGATAGCTGAGACCACCGTCTCGTTCGCAGATGCTCCCGATTCCGCGGACGCTCAGGAACCAGAAGGCTCGGAGAAGCCAGAGAAGCCGCAGGATTCGGAAGAAGCAGAAGAGTCAGAGGGTTCTACCCCATCCAAGAACCCCTCGCCTGAGGTACCTTCCACGACCCCGAAGCCTTCTGTCCCCAATGCCCCCAAACCCAAACCGCAGGGCCCGAAGGATAAGGACACGCCCAACAAGGAGCTCAATCTGCACCGGGGCCACGTGGATATCGCCCCGATCCACGAGGATGGTGAGCTGCACCTGGGTATTAAGGACGAGACGAACCTGTACCACATTGGTGCAATCTGGCGTAAGCCTTCCGATGCCTTCTTCACCGTTCCAAAGCAGGTCAAGTCCACCTTGAACAAGGACATTCCGCATTTTGGAAAGAAAGGCAGCACCGCCTACACCCTGCCAGAGACACAGCGCACCGGCGTGGTGTGGCCGGGAATAAGTACCGAGGATGCTTACAAGGACACCAAGAAGAATTACACCTTTACCTTCACCCCCGTCAAAGCCCCGAAGGACGGCGAATGGTTGGCATACCTGGCTGATCGAACCGGCTTAGACCAGCGCCTTGCCGGCAGTGATGGCACTCATTCCTATACCACCGAAGGCCCAGACCACATGCACCTCAACTGGGCATTCAACAAGCCCGGTACCTATGAAGTCGGTGTCACGGTAGCCGAACAAGACGGCAAGACCACGAAAAAGGCCATTCTGCGCTTCAAGGTAGCTACCGAGGATTCATCTTCTGCTACCCCACCCACCACTGGGAACGATAATGCCACTGAAGGCGGCTCCAACGGCAGCACCGACGGCACGACCGACAACAACGCCCCATCGAAGGAACCAACCCCAGAGTCAAAGGAACCTGCTCCCAGCGAAGAGCCGTCCAAAAAGCGTGAGATCACCAAGGGCCACATCGACTTCGGGCCAAAGGTTGTCGACAATAAGCTCGGTTTCTATGTCAACGAAGACGACCGCCACAACGTGCCTGAAGACGTCGCCCTGCGCGTTCGCGATGCGCAACGCGTGACGGTCCCTGACTCTCTGGCTAAGACGCTGTCCTTTACCGGGAAGGTAAAGACTGGCTCAAAGATTTACCATCTGCCGTTACAACAGGACCATAACGCTGTCTGGCCGGGGTGGGACACGATCAAGGTTGGGCAAGACTACCGTGACGCTGCTATCGAGGTTCGCCCTAAGTCGGCACCTACGGACGGACACTGGTGGGCCGGCCACTTTCCCACTCTCAACGCGCCGGAACGCACCTTAGCCGATAGCACAGGCGTCCATACGATTAAAGGTGTTGAGGACGGTCCTTTCCACGTCCACGCGAACTGGATTTTTACCGAGCCCGGCCGCTATGAGATGGACATGCGCACCGTCAACAACAACGGCGACAAACTCACCGACTGGCACACCGTGACCTTCCTCGTGGGTGATTCAACCACCCAGCCCGGTGGAAGTGACTCCGACGAAGAAAGCGAAAAGGAAAAGGACAAGCCTGCTGGCTCCTCGCAGGATAAGCAGCCAGGCGCTACCAAGCCAGATAAGGATTCGAATAGCACCGGTACTAATAAGCCGAGCTCTGATAAGTCCAAGGCCTCCAACTCGTCTGGCTCAAATGCGGGTGCCAAGGCATCCAAGGGTAATGGCACTGGGAAGTCGGAAGGCTCCAGCAAATCCACTACTGCTAAGGGTGCAGGCGGTGGATCTGGTCCAGGCTCCGGATCCGGCGGAGGCTCCTCCAGCTCTAACACTGGATCCCTGGCCTCCACGGGTGCCAATGTTGGTTGGGTACTCGTGCTCGCCGCACTCTTTATTGCCGGCGGCATAGTATTGGTGAAAAAGCGCTCTAAGGACAGTCAGTAA